In a single window of the Nicotiana tomentosiformis chromosome 8, ASM39032v3, whole genome shotgun sequence genome:
- the LOC104103457 gene encoding RNA-dependent RNA polymerase 6, whose protein sequence is MGSEGSEKELVVTQISVGGFDNDVNAKMLSEYLEEQVGQVWRCRLKISSTPPDSYPTYDIDAEKVQRMNNYEKVVPHAFVHFASSESAKHALAAAGGNELILGKKPLIVSLGPENPYRLNQRRRTTMPFKFSDVSVEMGVLVSKDDFVVGWRGPRTGVDFLVDPFNGTCKILFTKDTAFSFRGEARHAIIKCNFKIEFLVREINEIKKCKDFTSLVILFQLASSPLVFYRTADDDIEESVAFDLLDDDDQWIRTTDITGSGAIGRCNTYRISIRPRNGPSFEKAMAYFSFRRVPMVEMCNRKMLRVKDEPDFGVSMSDPFFCFQNEGISFKVLFLVNAVLHKGIVNQHQMANEFFYLLRSHQEEVNLAALKHMFSYKWPVNDAIQKLAGIQKWLLKNPKLLDRTGELDDIEEVRRLVITPTKAYCLPPTVELSNRVLRNYKHVADRFLRVTFMDEGMRNLNRNVLTYYAATIVREITSNSNPQRTAIFQRVKSILSKGFHLCGRKYSFLAFSANQLRDRSAWFFAEDPKIRVPGIISWMGRFSNRNVAKCAARMGQCFSSTYATVEVPSSEVNSELPDIERNGYVFSDGIGMISADLAIEVAEKLHLNVNPPSAYQIRYAGCKGVVACWPTKNDGILLSLRPSMKKFDSNHTILEICSWTRFQPGFLNRQIVTLLSSLDVKDGIFWEMQKEMISGLDKMLVDSDVAFDVITASCAEAGNTAALMLSAGFKPQSEPHLRGMLSSIRASQLGDLRNKARIFVPSGRWLMGCLDELGELEQGQCFIQVSSPSLENCFVKHGPKFSDIKKNLQVVKGLVVIAKNPCLHPGDVRILEAVDVPSLSHLYDCLVFPQKGDRPHSNEASGSDLDGDLYFVTWDENLIPPSKKSWIPMNYEPAEVKQLGRQVNHMDIIDFFSKNMVQESLGEICNAHVVHADLSGFGALDEKCLKLAELAALAVDFPKTGKLVTMPFDLKPKMYPDFMGKEEFQSYKSKKILGKLYRQVKDVCDAEGEVSAGLEVVPKDIPYDTTLEILGSTTFIDDAWNSKCSYDGQLNGLLGQYKVNREEEVVTGYIWSMPKYNAKKQGELKERLKHAYNTLRKEFRNVFERMEPDFDLLPDDEKNDMYERKASAWYQVTYHPHWVARSLELQLADAVSNTVMLSFAWIAADYLARIKIRHRGLQYSDSTKPINSLGRYLVDKI, encoded by the exons ATGGGATCAGAGGGCTCTGaaaaggaactcgtagtgactcAAATTAGTGTTGGTGGGTTCGACAATGATGTCAATGCGAAAATGCTTTCAGAATATCTGGAAGAACAAGTTGGACAAGTATGGAGGTGTAGATTAAAGATTTCATCCACCCCTCCTGACTCTTACCCAACTTATGACATTGATGCAGAGAAGGTGCAAAGAATGAATAATTACGAAAAAGTGGTACCTCATGCATTCGTTCATTTTGCATCTTCAGAGTCCGCAAAGCATGCTCTGGCTGCTGCTGGGGGTAATGAGCTCATATTAGGAAAGAAGCCTTTGATCGTTAGTTTGGGACCTGAGAATCCCTATCGTCTGAATCAGCGGAGAAGAACTACCATGCCCTTTAAATTTTCAGATGTTAGTGTAGAAATGGGAGTTCTGGTTAGTAAAGATGACTTTGTGGTTGGTTGGAGGGGACCTCGTACTGGTGTTGACTTTCTTGTGGACCCATTCAACGGGACATGCAAAATACTTTTCACAAAGGATACTGCTTTCTCTTTCAGGGGTGAAGCCAGACATGCCATTATAAAATGCAATTTCAAGATTGAGTTTTTGGTAAGGGAAATCAATGAGATAAAGAAATGTAAAGACTTTACGTCTTTGGTAATACTGTTTCAGTTGGCTTCATCTCCATTGGTTTTCTATAGAACTGCTGATGATGATATTGAAGAATCAGTTGCATTTGACTTGTTAGACGATGATGATCAATGGATCCGTACCACAGACATTACAGGTAGTGGTGCCATTGGTAGGTGTAATACCTACCGTATTTCAATTCGACCTCGCAATGGTCCTAGCTTTGAGAAGGCCATGGCATATTTCAGTTTTCGTAGGGTGCCCATGGTAGAAATGTGTAACCGGAAGATGCTCCGGGTGAAGGATGAGCCTGATTTTGGGGTGTCCATGTCAGATCCTTTCTTCTGCTTCCAAAATGAAGGTATAAGCTTTAAGGTCTTGTTTCTGGTGAATGCGGTTTTGCACAAGGGCATAGTTAATCAGCATCAAATGGCTAATGAATTCTTTTATTTACTTAGAAGTCATCAGGAGGAGGTTAATTTAGCTGCACTGAAGCACATGTTTTCTTACAAATGGCCTGTCAATGATGCTATTCAGAAGTTAGCAGGCATCCAGAAATGGCTGTTGAAAAACCCTAAACTTCTCGACAGAACTGGAGAGTTGGATGATATTGAAGAGGTTAGGAGATTGGTTATTACCCCAACCAAAGCATACTGTCTTCCGCCGACTGTGGAGCTTTCCAACAGAGTCCTCAGGAATTACAAACATGTTGCAGATCGATTTTTGAGAGTTACATTCATGGACGAGGGCATGCGGAACTTGAATAGGAATGTGCTGACATACTATGCTGCTACCATTGTGAGGGAAATCACATCAAATTCGAATCCCCAGAGAACTGCAATCTTCCAAAGGGTGAAAAGTATTCTGAGTAAAGGATTTCATTTGTGTGGTCGAAAGTACTCCTTTTTGGCATTCTCAGCTAACCAGCTGAGGGATCGTTCTGCCTGGTTTTTTGCAGAAGACCCTAAAATTAGGGTGCCCGGAATCATAAGCTGGATGGGGAGGTTCAGTAACAGGAATGTCGCCAAATGTGCAGCTAGGATGGGACAGTGCTTTTCATCAACTTATGCAACAGTGGAAGTCCCTTCAAGTGAAGTTAACTCAGAGCTTCCAGATATTGAAAGAAATGGGTATGTTTTCTCTGATGGAATCGGCATGATATCAGCAGATCTAGCTATAGAAGTTGCAGAGAAGCTGCATTTAAATGTCAATCCTCCTTCTGCTTATCAGATAAGATATGCTGGTTGTAAAGGTGTTGTTGCTTGTTGGCCGACAAAGAATGATGGCATCCTCCTTTCTCTGAGGCCAAGTATGAAGAAATTCGACTCAAATCACACTATCCTTGAAATATGCTCTTGGACGAGATTTCAACCTGGTTTCCTGAACCGGCAAATAGTAACCCTGCTCTCTTCCTTGGACGTTAAAGATGGAATATTCTGGGAAATGCAAAAAGAaatgatatcagggttggataAAATGCTCGTGGATTCGGACGTGGCTTTTGATGTCATCACAGCTTCATGTGCTGAGGCAGGAAATACTGCAGCTCTAATGTTGAGTGCAGGTTTTAAACCTCAAAGTGAGCCTCATTTAAGAGGGATGCTGTCTAGCATAAGAGCTTCTCAGCTTGGGGACCTCAGGAATAAGGCAAGGATATTTGTTCCTTCAGGAAGGTGGTTGATGGGCTGTTTGGATGAATTAGGTGAGCTTGAGCAAGGCCAATGCTTTATTCAAGTGTCAAGCCCTTCGTTGGAGAATTGTTTTGTTAAGCATGGTCCGAAATTTTCTGATATAAAGAAAAATCTTCAAGTAGTAAAGGGCCTTGTTGTAATTGCAAAAAACCCGTGTCTTCATCCCGGGGATGTGAGGATTCTGGAGGCTGTAGATGTTCCTAGTTTAAGCCATCTCTATGATTGTCTGGTCTTTCCTCAGAAGGGGGATAGGCCACATTCAAATGAAGCATCAGGAAGTGACCTGGACGGTGACCTCTACTTTGTCACTTGGGATGAAAATCTCATCCCACCCAGTAAGAAAAGCTGGATACCCATGAACTATGAACCTGCGGAAGTCAAACAGTTGGGTCGTCAAGTTAATCATATG GACATAAtagattttttttcaaaaaacatGGTCCAAGAGAGTCTAGGAGAAATCTGCAACGCACATGTGGTTCATGCTGACCTCAGTGGATTTGGAGCTTTGGATGAGAAGTGCCTAAAATTGGCAGAGCTTGCTGCTCTAGCCGTTGATTTCCCCAAAACTGGAAAACTTGTAACCATGCCTTTTGACCTCAAACCAAAAATGTATCCCGACTTCATGGGGAAAGAGGAATTCCAATCATACAAGTCAAAGAAAATTTTGGGCAAATTGTATAGGCAAGTGAAAGATGTATGTGATGCAGAGGGTGAAGTATCTGCTGGACTTGAGGTTGTCCCAAAAGACATCCCATATGACACTACTCTTGAGATCCTAGGATCCACAACTTTCATAGACGATGCATGGAACAGCAAATGTTCTTATGATGGTCAATTGAATGGACTTTTAGGACAATACAAAGTGAACAGGGAAGAAGAGGTGGTTACTGGATATATATGGTCCATGCCGAAGTACAATGCTAAGAAGCAAGGAGAATTAAAAGAGAGGCTGAAGCACGCATATAATACGCTGAGGAAGGAGTTCAGGAATGTCTTCGAGCGTATGGAGCCTGATTTTGATCTTCTTCCTGATGATGAGAAGAATGATATGTATGAAAGAAAGGCATCTGCATGGTATCAGGTCACCTACCATCCTCATTGGGTTGCTAGATCACTGGAGTTGCAATTGGCAGATGCTGTCTCAAATACTGTAATGTTAAGTTTTGCATGGATTGCAGCAGATTACCTTGCTCGAATTAAAATTAGGCACAGGGGATTGCAGTATTCCGACTCTACCAAGCCAATCAATTCCCTTGGAAGGTATCTTGTTGACAAAATATGA
- the LOC138896930 gene encoding ethylene-responsive transcription factor WIN1-like has protein sequence MVQSKKFKGVRQRQWGSWVSEIRHPLLKKRIWLGTFETAEEAARAYDEAAILMNGQVAKTNFPIVKENHVNNSNDKKFPLSSSSTLSTVLNAKLRKCCKYPAPSMTCLRLDNDNCHIGVWQKRSGKNSGSNWITKIELGKKEEPHQSHESMNSWSLSSSSGSTSSSSSSELGISKPLDEENRAAMQMVEELLYWNSPFSSAPISDLSPSFSNSK, from the exons ATGGTACAATCAAAGAAGTTCAAAGGTGTCAGACAACGCCAGTGGGGCTCTTGGGTTTCTGAAATTCGCCACCCTTTGCT GAAGAAAAGGATATGGCTCGGAACATTTGAGACAGCAGAGGAAGCAGCAAGAGCATATGATGAAGCAGCAATCTTGATGAATGGTCAAGTTGCAAAAACAAACTTCCCAATAGTGAAGGAGAATCATGTTAACAACAGTAATGACAAGAAATTCCCCTTATCTTCTTCATCAACACTGTCCACTGTGCTCAATGCAAAGCTGAGGAAATGTTGCAAATATCCAGCACCTTCCATGACCTGTCTGAGGCTCGATAACGATAAttgtcatattggagtatggcAAAAAAGATCAGGAAAAAATTCAGGTTCTAATTGGATAACAAAAATTGAGCTTGGGAAGAAGGAGGAGCCTCATCAAAGCCATGAGAGTATGAATTCTTGGTCTCTATCATCATCCTCTGGTTCTACATCCTCTTCATCTTCTTCTGAACTAGGAATAAGTAAGCCATTGGATGAAGAAAACAGAGCTGCTATGCAGATGGTTGAAGAGCTACTCTATTGGAATTCTCCATTTTCTTCTGCACCTATTAGTGATCTCTCTCCCTCTTTTTCCAACTCTAAGTGA